The following DNA comes from Sander lucioperca isolate FBNREF2018 chromosome 2, SLUC_FBN_1.2, whole genome shotgun sequence.
TAAGTGTAATGTTCAACAGTGATAACCCAGTACCTTATTACAGTCTGACAAACTATGCAATGTTGGATATTTACAGATTATGTCATATGTTACAGGAGCTGTAGAAAGGCAATCCACAGGGGTAGTGGCATCACAAGGTCCATCAGAGAGGGCTCAATATTCTCCAGGTCACACATTACATTAGCATCATGGATGAAGATTATGCACAGGTTAGGagctctctctgtttctctatctcctgctttttctttgttttggttaCACTGTAACAATGTCCTGCAATATTGCCTAATATTACTGATTTATTCAATCCACATTTACTGGTTTGTTGATAGGTAATTTAATTATTATGTTTAAACATTGTTGTATTATTACAATTAGGCTATGAGGTTATTAACTGGTAATATGTTGATAGTAGTTGTCATGTTCAGTAGTTTTTTTCTCAGTTTGTCGCAGGGTTTGAGGAAGAGACAAGTGGACATGATCGAGGATGGAGTATGTGGGAGCAGCCAATCATTGACCAGGGTGACTACACTGTTAAGAGAGATCTGTGGTAAAGCAGTCAGGCGACTGGAGATTAGACGGAAAATGCGTATAGGAGGGAGGAGAGCTTTTGTTGCCATAGATGAGAGCAAATTCAGACACAAAAGAAAGGTAAGGTCTGGTTTTGTAAGTAAAATGGTAatgactgtttaaaaaaaagtacagtgTATCTGGTAGGTGGACAACCATTAAGACATTTTACTTATTTTCAGTATGGACGTGGACGACGTGGACACACCTGGAGAAGACGCTCGTGGGTCTTTGGAATGGTGGAAGTCAAGGGATGTCATAGACGTCCCATCTTAAAGCTTGTAAAAAATCGTTCCAGGAAGCGACTGCTCCCGATTATCCAGAAGTACATTAGACCTGGTAGTAAAGTGATAAGTGATAGCTGGAGTGCCTACAACAGGTTATCACGTCATGGTTACATTCACTATCAGGTGAATCACAGGAGACATTTTGTCCACCCTGGGAGTGGTGCTCACACGCAGCATATAGAACGGGCGTGGCGAAATTATAAAGAGGACATTTACAGATACAGAGGAAACCTGACAGAAAAGGCATTAAAGATGAACTTGAGGTTTCCTTGGACGCCTTTGCAAAGACATCAGAGCGTGTTACCATGTTTAAGTGATAGTGATGGGGTAAATACTGCAGATTTCCTATCGTGTGATCAATAGTTTCAgtctatttaaaaaagaaataaaatgaaaaatagacTCAGAGCTCCTCAGAGGCCACATtacaattaattaaataaattataagcGTCTGATCTTACAATGTGACCCCCCCAAAAATCAAGGCTTCcttttacagtatatattcaGCTTGCTTACTGAGTAAATACTGTTGATTTACATAGTAACTGTAGCTATTACAGATTATAGGGTAAGATCCCAGTAATTCCATGGGAATAAAAAGGCTTCCTTTTACAGTACAGTTTCACTTTACTTACTGAGAATGTTTTAGTTAAGTTGCAGAACACACATGGTAAAAGTTTGtgatttcaaaaatgtttaagCAGTAGCAAAGGATGTGGTAAGAGTCTGGTAATACAATGCAAATAAACAAGGCTTCCTTCCACAGTACAGTTTCATTTTACTTACTGAGTAAATTGTCATGTTTTCCTTGGTAACGTTGCAGGACataagaggtaaaaaaaaatggaaaagggAATGATCAGATTATATGGTACAATTCCGGTAATACCATGGAAATAAACAAGACTTCATTTTACAGTACAGTTACACTTTACTTACCGagtacattgtcatgttttccTTGGTAACGTTGCAGGACataagaggtaaaaaaaaattgtgactATATGAAAGGAAAGGGAATGATCTTTTACAGATTACATGGTACGATTCTGGTAATACCATGGAAATAAACAAGGCTTCATTTTACAGTACAGTTACACTTTACTTACTGAGTAAATTGTAAAAACATGTGCAAGAACATACCCAGTATTTAAGATGTGCCATGACATTAGGGAAAACTGTTCCTGCGGGGTAGTTACCAGGTAAGTGTAAGGTAAATTATTTGATAAAAAATGGGTGTAGCAATGAACAACAACTATGTAAGACAAGGTAATTTATTGGAAACTACCGTCTTAATTTCAAgatagtaataaataaacatggaCTGTTACCAACATAACCCTAGGATAACTACAAACCTAACTTGAATTGATGGGTAATACTGGAGGTGTTTCTAAAAATTGGATGCCTACATTCTGAGGAAGTACACAATTAAATCTGAGTTATTACCAACCTAAACAGGTAACAAGTACACAGTACTTTGTTGAGTTGATATTTAACAGTGGTGTTTTTTTCCCTGGTAGTTTCTCTGTAATTGCATACTAATCACCTCAAGTAATTACACACTAAAATACTATAATTTATCTTATGCTTACCAGGTAAATACTTAGTAATTAGTTTGTAGTTTTTATGCATTTACATAATTGTTACCTGTGGTAATTACCAATAACCAACTATAACGTACCATATATTTACAAGGTAAATACCTAGTAATTACTTTGTAGTTTCTCTGCATTTACATACTTGTTACCTGTGGTAATTACCAATAACCAACTATAACGTACCATATATTTACCAGGTAAATACCTAGTAATTAGGGGACTGTAAAAGGAAGGGTTACCAACAAAAAGACCAGAAAGAGAAATCTGCAGAGTTCAAATGTGGTAAATGTGGAGGCAGCCACAAGCCAAAATCATGTCCTGCATTTGGAAAATCCTGTAAATAACTGTGGAAGCAGCAATCACTATGCAAGATGTTGCAAATCAGCTTCTAAACAGAAAGTTCATGCAGTtgatgaggaagaagaggatgaTGAGGAGTTCATTGTGGATGTGATGCAGGCTCGTACAACTGAAAAAGAAGAATGGATTGTGCCAATCGAAGTGAATGAGACAACAATACCATTCAAGTTAGATACAGGTGCCCACGTAAACCGGTTATCTTATGAAGACTATAAAACATTGACTGTGAAAAGCAAAATTCATCCTATAAAAACAAGAGTGACAGGATACACTGGAGAATGTGTTCCTGTTAAAGGCGGATGCATCGCAACCTTCAAACACAGAGGCCAGCAGATAAGAGCATTGCAGCTGATCGTGGATACGAGTGCACAACCAATCCTGGGACTCAAGGCATGTACAAAGCTCAATCTGGTCAAAAGAGTGTTTGTAGTAACATCGTCAGATACTGCAAATGATCATGACTCACTCATGGAGGAGTATAAAGACTGTTTCGAAGGACTTGGATGTCTACCTGGGGAACACAAAATATGTGTGGATAAAAGTGTGTCTCCTGTTGTGCATCCTTGTAGGAAAATCCCTTTCGCATTGCGTGGAAAACTGAAAGAGGAACTAGCGCGCATGGAAAAATTAGAGGTCATCAAGAAAATAGATGAGCCAACTGAATGGGTCAGCTCGCTGGTTGTTCCGAACCGCAGATCTTCAACTACAGCCGACTGAAAAGGACACTACAGCTCAAGAGACAGTTCAGCAGGACACGGCTGAATCTACAGCGCTAACTGACAGTGGTCTGACAGCAGTGTCGGCGTTACCAGCTGCGACACCTTCCAAACTGTCGAAATCGCCAGCTGCGGAAAGACAGGCTAGACCTAAGAGACATGTTCAGCCACCTCAGAGGTTGATTGAGAGTTGCTAAAGTCTCTTTAGTTTGTTTTGCTGAACAAAGGAGCAACATGGACTTGTTcttctatgttgaaaaaaaaaaaaaaaaatgttgaaatgattcTAAGTTTGTGTTTTGCTGCTTAGACAGGTTGTACTTTATTGttgtctatttaaaaaaaaaaaaaaaaaagaaaaaaaaaaaaggtgtttaaGTTGAAAAGTTGTTTACAAGTAAAGTTAATATGctaaaaaagtatatatatatatatatatatatatatatatatatataagagcACTTTAAGATGGCTATGTTATACAGGGGTAAATATTACTTCTTTATAGGGGGAAAGATGTGATGTTATGAGTACATTTTCTTGAAGAACCCAACATGCGCAGAGGCCCCGGGGGGCAGTGGGGGGTGTGTAGCCATGGTAATAGCACTGAACGGTTGTTATGCGCAAGTTGTTGAGTAAATATGAAAACTCAGCTATCACGCTTCGTCTGCTTATTATAAGTTAAAGCAAAGCAACACAGAAACATGGTCATCAGTCAGTTACAGTAAATACTGATTCAAAAAGTGTTTAGGGGAAAAGACAGGAACCATGCTCCAGTGGCTCTTTGCAATCCACACTGCATGAAAAATAAAAGGGCTGCAGCTCAATTAAgcttgatttatacttctgcgtaaaatctacgccgttgctatgtacgtaggtacgtggagacacgacCCTGCGCCGGACCCTGCGCCGTCACCTGAcctgcacctctcgaaaaatgtaactacacgtcgtggCGACgtacgtcgctcggccgtggcttggtagcgttgcatttcccccccgactcattaGGGTTGacttcctgctccagatttcccactgtggtcagaaagaacaggggagacactttgtttctctcactatgactctagagtcgctactcgctctgaagctaaccGCCGTCACTCTCTTACTTTCTCCCTcactctatcacccactcccaaatataaatccccactgcttactggcctataccAAGGcaatccacagatacagttcatcctaatgagtcactgtgccacatgtatgtttaacattaaaacatgatttataacgccaacaattattaggctattttaaaagcttagtattctatgcaaaaatgtgttatgtataaaggctttaggatGCCCTACATGtaattgtaggcccagtttaatatgcaactccattTTCTACAATATTAGtagctccatctctctttcagttaaggggtccttggcttaaaaaaacactgaagacCCCTGGACTAGTGTCTAAAGGTGGGAGGCAGTACAGGCTGAGAGAGTGCTGCAGTCACTATTTATCTCTGCTGTGGCGAGGCTGGCAgattctccctgtctgtgtccATAATCTCTCCCTACTTAGTACACAATCTACATTTAAGCTACGTCAGCCATTTTATTTGAGTGTCGAAATTTTTTCGCTCTCAAAAATCCCcacaatggagaaaaaaaaatatactttcAATGAGTCAACAGTTACCTTTGTACAACTCTACACTTGTGATTACACAAAAATGATGATGATTCATAAGTGTCAAGAGTCAAGTACTGAGAGTCTATTTTTAAATAGGGAGTGAACAAGATAGTGGTTTCAGACACAGGTTTATGGATGCCTTGTTTGCTATGTTCCACATATACTGCAACAAACAATACGTTGAGCATAAACGTCTCCGTGCATGCTCATAGCGCGCACCATCTACGAAGTCCCGTGTAGCGTGCCAGTATATCTGAAGCTTTACACTCACTGTAGGTTCATGCCGCtacaaaaagacagaaaatatgcAACACTCTT
Coding sequences within:
- the LOC116042234 gene encoding uncharacterized protein LOC116042234; protein product: MTLTRTLLQRTAQGGKHLIEWLQRERLLSRKKRCPVCNNRMKFKRTSTTKDGYRWSCRKAIHRGSGITRSIREGSIFSRSHITLASWMKIMHSLSQGLRKRQVDMIEDGVCGSSQSLTRVTTLLREICGKAVRRLEIRRKMRIGGRRAFVAIDESKFRHKRKYGRGRRGHTWRRRSWVFGMVEVKGCHRRPILKLVKNRSRKRLLPIIQKYIRPGSKVISDSWSAYNRLSRHGYIHYQVNHRRHFVHPGSGAHTQHIERAWRNYKEDIYRYRGNLTEKALKMNLRFPWTPLQRHQSVLPCLSDSDGVNTADFLSCDQ